Proteins from one Fragaria vesca subsp. vesca linkage group LG6, FraVesHawaii_1.0, whole genome shotgun sequence genomic window:
- the LOC101297753 gene encoding uncharacterized protein LOC101297753, whose protein sequence is MRKSPVHSKYEMGFDGSNRFDPQNDFYEFLEEAKQYALESDFQTSSTSYPEESGERRSGQEKKKKSWKKLLFPWLKGEKLSKTSTKPATKSQVSDARRTNVSGPVFGTGKAMDGRLRRPLSGPINSLFRPTKRTDSEVPYKCLDKTGSTQVVQTYGPVYLVR, encoded by the exons ATGAGGAAATCTCCTGTTCATTCAAAATATGAGATGGGTTTTGATGGCAGCAATAGATTTGATCCCCAGAATGACTTTTATGAG TTTTTAGAAGAAGCAAAACAGTATGCTTTAGAATCAGACTTTCAGACATCATCAACTTCATATCCAGAAGAAAGTGGAGAAAGAAGATCAGGGCAAGAGAAGAAGAAGAAATCATGGAAGAAATTACTGTTCCCGTGGTTGAAGGGCGAGAAGTTGAGCAAAACTAGCACAAAACCAGCAACCAAATCTCAAGTATCTGATGCAAGAAGGACTAATGTTTCTGGTCCGGTATTTGGCACCGGCAAGGCAATGGATGGCAGGCTCCGGCGCCCCTTATCTGGGCCTATTAACAGTCTGTTTAGACCAACAAAAAGAACAGATAGTGAGGTGCCCTACAAGTGTCTAGACAAGACCGGCAGCACTCAAGTTGTTCAGACATATGGTCCTGTTTATCTGGTGAGATAG
- the LOC101297166 gene encoding RING-H2 finger protein ATL3-like: MGDSSLGLDDSQAVQLTGKIMMIAVLVLFLVVVFVLCLHLYAKWYWWDVVDDPNSSTRNTGRRRRRFVFAPGQESGAPTLRRGLDPLVLSSLPLIVFSPEDFKEGLECAVCLSDLVQGEKARLLPKCNHGFHVECIDMWFQSHSTCPLCRNAVVPEAVARSDSSISELSVEIPSPAETLASGFSSESPNFPTNVLFWGNQTRVSSGPGLEEGTSAQGPCPSSSSDTRRPEGMLVIDIPSESPVTSLASPSPSGNNRFAAAEEDLKSPVPTRLRSLKRLLSRDRRISPCSPSSAVDVEAGRAQS; this comes from the coding sequence ATGGGAGACTCATCTCTTGGCCTGGACGACTCACAAGCCGTACAACTCACCGGAAAAATCATGATGATCGCCGTACTAGTCCTCTTCTTAGTCGTCGTCTTCGTCCTCTGCCTCCACCTCTACGCCAAATGGTACTGGTGGGACGTTGTCGACGATCCCAACTCCTCCACCCGCAACACCGGCCGCAGACGCCGCCGTTTCGTCTTCGCTCCCGGCCAGGAATCCGGAGCCCCAACCCTCCGGCGAGGTCTAGACCCTTTAGTCCTCAGCTCTCTACCTTTAATTGTCTTCAGTCCTGAAGACTTCAAAGAAGGGTTGGAATGCGCTGTGTGTCTCTCTGATCTTGTTCAAGGCGAGAAGGCAAGGTTACTACCGAAATGTAACCATGGATTTCATGTTGAGTGCATTGACATGTGGTTTCAGTCACATTCCACATGTCCGCTTTGCCGGAACGCCGTTGTTCCGGAGGCTGTGGCTCGCTCTGATTCCTCTATTTCCGAGCTTAGTGTTGAAATTCCATCGCCTGCCGAGACTTTGGCTTCTGGGTTTTCTTCAGAGTCTCCAAATTTCCCTACAAATGTGTTGTTCTGGGGTAACCAGACAAGGGTTAGCTCCGGACCGGGTTTGGAGGAAGGGACTTCGGCTCAGGGACCATGTCCCTCTTCTTCTTCGGATACTAGAAGACCGGAGGGAATGTTGGTGATTGACATTCCGAGTGAGAGTCCAGTGACATCATTAGCATCGCCTTCACCTTCCGGGAATAACAGGTTTGCTGCAGCCGAGGAGGACTTGAAGTCTCCGGTGCCGACGAGGTTGAGGTCATTGAAGAGGCTGTTGAGCAGAGATAGGAGGATTAGTCCTTGTAGTCCAAGCTCGGCTGTTGATGTGGAAGCAGGGAGAGCACAAAGTTAG